tatgctgactttggagcttcaaaggtcggaTCAccttccacttgcattttaaggacctactgagctgagacatttttctttttttcttcagattctgtgaagaaagtaagtcatacacacttaggatatcatgagggtgagtaaataataaagagaattttcatttttgggtgaactatccctttaaattttacAAGAGGTCTCTCAGTATATGAGTTGGTTCAACATACCCCTGAGACACTGTAGTAATACAGACCAAATCACTAGAATTGTATAAACCTAGTAAACTATATTTGTCCATTACATATGTTCGATTTAATTACTTGATAAATCAAACAATTAAAACAACTCACAATGTGTAACCAAGCAAACAAAGACACTACATCTGCAGAGAATTCTATTTTACTCAAATTTCTCAAtggtttaattaatattataacccaaatGTGATCACACAGTGTGcataaacacaaaaacaacagaaCGGACTCTGAGTATTTGGCTCATTATTTTATCTGAAAACTACAAACTCAGCTGTCTCTCAAACACTATCCTTTGTCACATAAACTAATTGACACTGACATTCATCTAATGCAAGATGTGGAGGAGAATGACTAAAAAAGTGCTGTGTGGGAGGACTGGTTCAAAGAGGACACAGTCTTAAGATGAGTCAGCCAAGCCACAAAGTGGCTCTGTGAGAGGACAGAGCTTTGCCACAGTCATATCATTACTGAAGGGTTAGAGCTTTTCCtctcacagacaaacacataaACTGTAACTTACAGTAGACTACCAGCTAATGCACACTACCTCCTACTTATCAAGTTCTTATAGTAAATGTTTCCAAAGAAAATCTCAAAAcaatattaacaataattgctttccATGTGGTATGCAAGGAAGTTTCTCAGCAATTATAACAACACACACTGGCAGGTTCCAAATGAATCTGCCAAAGGTGAATGAACTAAGAAAATGTACTGGCCATTACTGTATCTGACCACCCATGAAACTGTATTTCACATAATttgtcttaaaaatatatatctttttctgtatttatggcaatttaatttttttttttttttttttttttgtacatttgtggCAAACAGTGCAGATCATCGAGTGAAACGCAGCATCATATTTAAAATGAACCAGTCTACAGTGAAATTGCAACTGCCATAAAAACCTTTAGAAACATCATGACTGTGttgatatatttttgtttttgtgcaatgGAATATAAGGATTATTCCACATGTCATCACATGGAAAAAAAACCTTTAGTCATTCTAGGTAAACCTCAGATTTTTCACTGAGGTAAAAAGATGTTTAGTGGACATTCCCATGTCCTGTCAGATGCTTTCTTAGATAGGTGGTTTTTATGACTTTGATTTGAATCACTTACATTATTGTGAGACTATTATTTTTACAGTCCAACTTCAAGTGCTTGTTCTCCATCTCCATTTGTATGACCAGCATGCACGcatgacttcagatttgagttTTGGAGCATCATACACTGCTAGATTTTCTTCTATAGTCCCCTCTAAAGTGAGTGTAATCATAGTTTGAGGGTAAGAAATCGGAGTCTGTACTATCATACACTAAAAATATTCTGTGAAATCTGTCAACTCCAACTGGCCCAAAATCTGCTGACTGGAGTCGACAAGTAACACATCCCAATAGCAAATTGGGGTTAAAGTTGGGGAGTGTAATCCAGTCTTTAAACCATGTATCATGTTGAGGCTCCTAATAATGTTCCCAGCTAACTGGTTACAGTTCTAACTTACATTTGGTGCTTGGCGACTGTAAAATTTGGACCCTGCACACAGGCATGAAATGAGCTTTTCCCTTGCATAACTTACTAGTGAAAATAGTGAAACTTCCTCTATGATTCACCCAGAGCATGGAAGGTAAAGAAAGTGGCATGGTAAACAAACTAAGTATTCTTTAATCAGAGATTATTCATAAAGGAGCACAATACCAAGGGGGTCTTTGGATGCTCTTTTCCTGTTTTCAAGAAACTGATTCTTTCATACCCAGTGTTTATAATGGCATCCCATTCAGAGTGTAACTTCCTCTATGTCATCATCAAATGATGTAATGGCCCTAACTGCGGGTCGGCTCTCAGAGACTTGGAGAGTGCTTCTATTGTAGAGGAGAGAATTGGTGTTTAGTACAGTTGGTGTGTCTGTGTCCCTGCTGCGTCCACTCATTGGTCCTGATGGGAGCTGGGCCGTAAGAGGGGGGCTCAGGATCTCCATTCTGCTGGGTGGGTCAGAAAGTGGAGGCGTGGCAGTGGACCCGAAAAGCTGCTGCATGAGGTTTGACTTCCTCTCTTTCACAATACCACCGAGATCCAACCCTCCATCCAGCTCTCGGGGAGGCTGTGAGTTTGAGGTCTGATTTGCATTCCGTGAGCCCAAACCACCCCGGGGAGCAGATTTACCGAAAGATGGGGCGTAGCTGCTAAAGGCAAGGTCGAGATCCTCACTAGGTCGCTGTGCTCGGAGACCAGCCGCTCTTTTCCCGCTCCCAAGCTTGTTTAGGTTCTCATCTGGGTCTGTTAATTTAAAAATACCGCTCTGGTTTCGCTGCTCGGACAACCGTGGTGGAGAGCGGACACTTCCCGTCTCGTCTGAAAAGAAGTCAGAGTCCTGGCCTTGAGTCTGCATGTCAATCTCTCGCATCTTCGCCAATAGTTGCTCCTTGCGCTGACGTTCCTCTTCAGCTCGCTCTTGATTGACCACATGGATTTCCTGATTTCTCACTTTAAGTTCTTCCTCTTCCAGTTCACAATGCTTCCTGATCTCTTCCTCCTTCCGAGAATCAGATAGGCCAATCCTCCAATCCTCTTCCTCTCTGTGCAGACCTACTGGAAAAGTAATAGAAAGAGTAATCTCTACATTTGCAGCTAATCCCTTcaacaaatacacaaaatatttgacaaaaatcttggatcttccAGTCCTTtacttctctctgtctctttacatCAGAGTATGATTGAAAAATTCAGTTATTGAAGATTGTGTTCAGCGATATTAGCTGCACTTCTACAGGCCTTTTATATATTTAAGGTTTATCTTTGTATTTATTTGCTCTATAAGAGTGTCATTGGCTCTTAATGCCTCTACAGTAGTAGGAAGCTCTATTTATTCTTGCTCAAGGCTGTTTCCTAagagcctacagagctgagatattcttctaaaaatcttcatttgtgttcaagtcATTCAAATCTGGGATGACgtgagggtgagaaaaagatgagaactttcatttttgggtgaactattcctttatgaccCTCAGAGCCATAGCTTTAAAACATGTACCTATGGTGTGTTGGGAAGCCTATAAATACGTTTTTGGTAATGTATGATTGAAGTACTCATCACTAAATTAactgtacacattttttttttttttaccatacacAGCTGGTTAAGTTAAAAGTACAGTAATAATATTCAGTCACAAccaaaatgtttgcaaacagcATACATAATTTTACCATACTTAGATACATAAACTCTTTTTTctggtaaagaaaaaaaaaaaatattaattacacacacacacacacacacacacacacacagcatccggaaaatattcacagcgcttcactttttccacattttgttatgttacagccttattccaaaatggattaaattcattattttcctcaattcaacaaacaataccccataatgacaacatcaAAGAAGttcgtttgaaatctttgcaaatgtataaaaaaaataaaaaataaaaaataaataaaatcacatgtacataagtactcacagcctttgccatgacactcaaaattgagctcaggtgcaacctgtttccactgatcatccttgagatgtttctacaacttgattggagtccacctgtggtaaattcagttaattggacatgatttggaaaggcacacacctgtctatataaggtcccacagttaacagtgcatgtcagagcacaacccaagccatgaagtccaaggaattgtctgtagacctccgagacaggatctcggatctggggaagggtacagcaaaatttctgcagcattgaaggtcccaatgagcacagtggcctccatcatccgtaaatggaagaagtttggaaccaccaggactcttcctagagctggcctcccggccaaactgagcgatcgggggagaagggcctaagtcagggaggtgaccaagaacccaatggtcactctgacagagctccagcgtttctctgcgGAGAGAGCAAAACAACaatctctgcagcactctaccaatcaggcctgtatggtagagtggccagacagaagccactcctcagtaaaaggcacatgacaacccgcctggagtttgccaaaaggcatctgaagaactctcagaccatgagaaacaaaattctctggtctgatgaaacaaagattgaactctttggcctgaatggcaagcgtaatgtctggaggaaaccaggcaccgctcatcacctggccaataccatccctacagtgaagcatggtggtggcagcatcatgctgtggggatgtttttcagcggcaggaactgggagactagtcaggatcgagggaaagatgaatgcagcaatgttcagagacatctttgatgaaaacctgctccagagcgctctggacctcagactggggtgaaggttcatcttccaacaggacaacgaccctaagcacacagccaagataacaaaggagtggctatgggacaactctgtgaatgtccttgagtggcccagccagagcccagacttgaacatctctggagagatctgaaaatggctgtgcaccgacgtgCCCCATCCAagctgatggagcttgagaggtcccgcaaagaagaatgggagaaactgcccaaaaataggtgtgccaagacttgaggctgtaattggtgccaaaggtgcttcaacaaagtactgagcaaaagcTGTGGATACTTAtgtacattttccttttttttttttttttttttaaatttgcaaagatttcaaacaaacttcttcacgttgtaattatggggtattgtttgtagaattgaggaaaataatttaatccattttggaaaaaggctgtaacataacaaaatgtggaaaaagtgaagcgctctgaatactttccggatgcaatgtgtatatatatatatatatatatatatatatatatataataatttgcgGACACACATTTTTTATCCTCTTACAAATTAAAGTCTATATTAACACTTGTCAAAAGTCTGTATTTTTACAGAATGTCTGTATATTTCTTATATCAAATATCTACAATAATCAGTCAAACCAGCATAATTAGACCATATAAACTGTTCCTACCATTTCTGTGTCCATTTGAGTTCTTCTCATGCGAGTTGAGCTGTTGATCTAGTAGTCTTTGCCTCACCCTGTCTTTCAGTAGCtccatttctctttctctgtcttgtGGTATCTCTTTTGATTTCTCCTCTCTTGTATGTTCCACTGCTGATTCCCTCTccctttctttctccctctctctccataAATCTTGGATCTTCCAGTCCTTtacttctctctgtctctgcttTCTGCCTTGCTGATCCTGCTGATGTATTATAGAAAAAAGGATGACacaaaaggacagaaagagaagaaCATAAATCAAAACAACAGAAAGGTGCAGAGAGAGAAATAATAAAATTAGACCAATTTAACACAAGGTTTGCTCGCTGATATCTTACACATGCATTTAAATGTTGTCATTCttgtatataaatatttcatgtccatttattaagTAGCCATGCAAGCAGGATAATGTAATCAACTAGGTTACTAGTGCTCTTCTGTTAATTAAAACGATTTAGATGAGGTTAAGAGGTTAGCACTTCATGCAGCAATGCAATTCAAAATTAAAGACATGTGTAGAAGCCAAAGTTTGCTCTGGGAGAAAACATCTGAACCACAGTAAGTGCAGACTTGTGTCTATTCTAGCACAAAAAGAATTGTGGTAAAACAGTGCTGCATTCGGTAAAAGGACAGGCATTTAAGTCCAACCTTTTTTACCCTGTGATTCCCAGTAGGCTTTCGAACCTggaaatcaataattaaaaaattactcCGAGATTAATTAACAAGTAGTTTCATTGGTATGTGCGCTGACTAAAAGATCAATAGGTGATAAaatagaatgagagagagagagacaggaaaggGATAAATCAAAACCTAATCAGCTAAAGCAATctatcaaaaaaagaaaaaaaaagaagaactgCAATTATCATATGAAAGGAGATGACTGACTCTGAAACATGACTGAAGACAATTCATATGGGATGACACCATGCAGAATTTAATGTGAACACTTTATGACATATAATAAACAGCAGCTATGTAATTATAAATGCTTAAGTATTCAAGGGTCTtgatgacatgccttttttattattttaatatgttccttcaGGGTTACTTataatatgaatacatttttatacacaaaaataataaataaataaataaaatgttctaccctcattctgaccctctgacAGAAACACTtgtttttggtgctgcttctcctttaagacttgacgataaatggccactgttatgattggctctctactcttgattgacctgctctctccttaccatctcactgctcaccgctactgggggggggggggctacagAAGTAACAAGGTAAATTAGGCTTTGATGTGTCGTTGCGGAGGcgatcagatgcaaatgtctaccacagtgtggcataacaatgtggaggaagtagataATGAGTCATTTTAGCAGCTTggcttcaacaaatgctctttttgcagtgaggacattttgagttctgaaacttaagcccaaagtatagaCACGTGaagcaaatctcgtcatcagcagagtgcttgagcatTGAAAGCGTGCAGCCCGATTTATCTAACCTCGCTTCTTTGAACGcgcagaatgtgcatgcgcctggaattatttgcacaaattagtggatccacaaggtggtaGTACTCACATTTGAGACATTGCTATCATGAAGAaacgctagaagatgtaatcgctggtaaataacaggagatgaaggtaaaaacagcaACAGTAGATATGCACAtcaagagcacgtgtgtgaggaggtcaggagatacctgcttttgtataactcgagtctgaaggactataaagacaactttatgggtctaaacttaTGAAGAGAAATTGTCCGGCGTCTCATGGCAGTCGTGGTGTGCATGCATCAAACGCCTGTAAATGCGTCCACCGTCAAATGgaatatactttgacaggctcgcgtttgACTGTACCCAGACACCGAGCGTTCGCATCagaatcgaagtatactttgggctttacagtatatttttatagtgcaATGACCAAGGaatatttgattcctcatgtcatgacccctttagcACATAAACCAGTGTGCTGTTTTAGAAAATAAACTTGTCTTAAAAAGAAATGAAATTTGTATACACACTGTTATCTcaagattttattaaattaattgtacATGCCTTCAGAGAGAGGTAATCATCACTTTGGTCATCAGGTGGGAGCTCATTGCTAAGAGCTGGAGGAGGCGAGGGGAAATCCACTGAGGATGTCCTTTCCTCAGTCTGTACAGCTTTAGTTCTGGTTGTACTGGTGTcttcaaaatatataaacacaaaacagaacaaaaaaaagttaattgcaAAGACATGTATATACTGCATacacatacagtggggtccaaaagtcaggttttatttatttatttatttatgtaatttttgcaaATCAACATTTCATTCACATTGTTATActgataatgaaataaatttgtactacattagaaaaatgctaaatagaagcatttaCTCTAGTGGTCTAagatttttggaccccattgtaaaTTTTCCACACAATAGAAATATTACCCGAAAATATGCTTCAAAGTCATTATACATTAATGCAACCTTCTAGGTCCATATAAAACCTTGAGTTCTCTTAAAACGTTATTTTTCAAACAAGCCCATTGTTGTGTATTTGTTGTGTGAATATTTAGGTGAAGTATCTAATTCATAACTGCTGACAGAGCTTTACTTGTACTACTGTATCTTTGCCTTTGAAAACAAAGAGTTGGAGTCACCACTGAAGCACATGGGAATATTATCACCATAGGAAGATGTTTGCTATGGAGTCATTGTCTGTCTGCTAGTAGTAATTATGGACTGAATGTTTAAGTATCAAAGAGGGCCCTGGGAGCAAGGTACATTGGCGCAGATGTGCATTGGGACTTCAACCAACAGTATCAACAAAGACTGGTTTACCTTTCCTCTTGCTGCCATTATCTACTTCTTTCTTAGAAGAAGCTTTCACCATCCTGTTAGAGTAGATGTTCCTAGCATCCAGCTCCCTTTCTTTCTCCTGAAAACAGATACAACAAATTGAACACTGATGGATCTGATCAAATGAATGACATTAACACCCAAAACTGCATATGACTTGTGTTGTAACTGGTCTATTGGATGTGTTTGGGACCTTTAGTTTAGTGCAAAGTCTCTCCACTTCCTCCTGCAGTGCTTTAACTTCCTGTTGGGCATCTTGAGTTTTTCTCCCCTCATTAGCTAGCTGCCTCTGAAAGCTCCCGCTACTCAACTCAGTGTTCTTCTCCAATTCCTATggacacaaaatacacacacagtaATTCAAaaagacattcacataaataaccTTTTCATTCTGGAATAAATCACTCTGGTAACAGTTGCTAAAGATGTTAAAATTTTTTAACTTCTATTTAAAATTCTATTTTAATTGAAAGATACCTGGTGTCTACAcaagcatgcatgcatgcatgcatgcaagtATACAACATATTGTGtgtgtaaattttttttgttgttgtccatCTACCTTCACTCTGCGTTCACTCTCTTGCAGTTTTGCTTGAGCATGCATAAGTTTGCGTGAGAGTTCCTCCCTCTCTCCGAGATTCTGGTCGTCTGCAAGTCGCTGCAGTTTCTGCAGCTGGCTTCGACAGCGCTGGAGCTGGGTATCCGTCTCCCTGAGTCTGTGCTCAGCTGCACGCTGGTTCTCCTGACTGCGTCGCAGCCTCTCGCGCAGAACATGAGTCTCGTTGTTGTGGCGAGACAGCAGCTGTGAAATCTCACTCTCTGTGTCGTTGTAGCGATGCAATGCTTTCTCTTGCCGCAGTTGCAGCTGTCGCAATAAACGGTTTTCACGCTGCAGCTCATCCGAATGTAAACGTAGCTCAGACAGTGCGTTCTTCAGCTCGTTGATCTTAAGCAGACGTGCAGAGAGCATGCGCTTAGTAACCATGTCGACATCTTTGGATGGTGCATCT
The genomic region above belongs to Myxocyprinus asiaticus isolate MX2 ecotype Aquarium Trade chromosome 28, UBuf_Myxa_2, whole genome shotgun sequence and contains:
- the LOC127419487 gene encoding lebercilin-like isoform X4, encoding MWEDMDSNVDNQESEHSRLSHRRDGKLSESSFQSQKKEKYHDDIESSAGDCARIRTRELDGDPDRDRCSDGDRSSASFYSDDYENVSHSDQSLSPRSASPSAHKRGRSRKMSSSPLHRAGVRKGVPRHPPPHSQHPPGGIRSHSLSKDAPSKDVDMVTKRMLSARLLKINELKNALSELRLHSDELQRENRLLRQLQLRQEKALHRYNDTESEISQLLSRHNNETHVLRERLRRSQENQRAAEHRLRETDTQLQRCRSQLQKLQRLADDQNLGEREELSRKLMHAQAKLQESERRVKELEKNTELSSGSFQRQLANEGRKTQDAQQEVKALQEEVERLCTKLKEKERELDARNIYSNRMVKASSKKEVDNGSKRKDTSTTRTKAVQTEERTSSVDFPSPPPALSNELPPDDQSDDYLSLKQDQQGRKQRQREVKDWKIQDLWREREKERERESAVEHTREEKSKEIPQDREREMELLKDRVRQRLLDQQLNSHEKNSNGHRNVGLHREEEDWRIGLSDSRKEEEIRKHCELEEEELKVRNQEIHVVNQERAEEERQRKEQLLAKMREIDMQTQGQDSDFFSDETGSVRSPPRLSEQRNQSGIFKLTDPDENLNKLGSGKRAAGLRAQRPSEDLDLAFSSYAPSFGKSAPRGGLGSRNANQTSNSQPPRELDGGLDLGGIVKERKSNLMQQLFGSTATPPLSDPPSRMEILSPPLTAQLPSGPMSGRSRDTDTPTVLNTNSLLYNRSTLQVSESRPAVRAITSFDDDIEEVTL
- the LOC127419487 gene encoding lebercilin-like isoform X2, with protein sequence MWEDMDSNVDNQESEHSRLSHRRDGKLSESSFQSQKKEKYHDDIESSAGDCARIRTRELDGDPDRDRCSDGDRSSASFYSDDYENVSHSDQSLSPRSASPSAHKRGRSRKMSSSPLHRAGVRKGVPRHPPPHSQHPPGGIRSHSLSKDAPSKDVDMVTKRMLSARLLKINELKNALSELRLHSDELQRENRLLRQLQLRQEKALHRYNDTESEISQLLSRHNNETHVLRERLRRSQENQRAAEHRLRETDTQLQRCRSQLQKLQRLADDQNLGEREELSRKLMHAQAKLQESERRVKELEKNTELSSGSFQRQLANEGRKTQDAQQEVKALQEEVERLCTKLKEKERELDARNIYSNRMVKASSKKEVDNGSKRKDTSTTRTKAVQTEERTSSVDFPSPPPALSNELPPDDQSDDYLSLKVRKPTGNHRVKKQDQQGRKQRQREVKDWKIQDLWREREKERERESAVEHTREEKSKEIPQDREREMELLKDRVRQRLLDQQLNSHEKNSNGHRNGLHREEEDWRIGLSDSRKEEEIRKHCELEEEELKVRNQEIHVVNQERAEEERQRKEQLLAKMREIDMQTQGQDSDFFSDETGSVRSPPRLSEQRNQSGIFKLTDPDENLNKLGSGKRAAGLRAQRPSEDLDLAFSSYAPSFGKSAPRGGLGSRNANQTSNSQPPRELDGGLDLGGIVKERKSNLMQQLFGSTATPPLSDPPSRMEILSPPLTAQLPSGPMSGRSRDTDTPTVLNTNSLLYNRSTLQVSESRPAVRAITSFDDDIEEVTL
- the LOC127419487 gene encoding lebercilin-like isoform X3, which produces MWEDMDSNVDNQESEHSRLSHRRDGKLSESSFQSQKKEKYHDDIESSAGDCARIRTRELDGDPDRDRCSDGDRSSASFYSDDYENVSHSDQSLSPRSASPSAHKRGRSRKMSSSPLHRAGVRKGVPRHPPPHSQHPPGGIRSHSLSKDAPSKDVDMVTKRMLSARLLKINELKNALSELRLHSDELQRENRLLRQLQLRQEKALHRYNDTESEISQLLSRHNNETHVLRERLRRSQENQRAAEHRLRETDTQLQRCRSQLQKLQRLADDQNLGEREELSRKLMHAQAKLQESERRVKELEKNTELSSGSFQRQLANEGRKTQDAQQEVKALQEEVERLCTKLKEKERELDARNIYSNRMVKASSKKEVDNGSKRKDTSTTRTKAVQTEERTSSVDFPSPPPALSNELPPDDQSDDYLSLKVRKPTGNHRVKKDQQGRKQRQREVKDWKIQDLWREREKERERESAVEHTREEKSKEIPQDREREMELLKDRVRQRLLDQQLNSHEKNSNGHRNVGLHREEEDWRIGLSDSRKEEEIRKHCELEEEELKVRNQEIHVVNQERAEEERQRKEQLLAKMREIDMQTQGQDSDFFSDETGSVRSPPRLSEQRNQSGIFKLTDPDENLNKLGSGKRAAGLRAQRPSEDLDLAFSSYAPSFGKSAPRGGLGSRNANQTSNSQPPRELDGGLDLGGIVKERKSNLMQQLFGSTATPPLSDPPSRMEILSPPLTAQLPSGPMSGRSRDTDTPTVLNTNSLLYNRSTLQVSESRPAVRAITSFDDDIEEVTL
- the LOC127419487 gene encoding lebercilin-like isoform X1, with the protein product MWEDMDSNVDNQESEHSRLSHRRDGKLSESSFQSQKKEKYHDDIESSAGDCARIRTRELDGDPDRDRCSDGDRSSASFYSDDYENVSHSDQSLSPRSASPSAHKRGRSRKMSSSPLHRAGVRKGVPRHPPPHSQHPPGGIRSHSLSKDAPSKDVDMVTKRMLSARLLKINELKNALSELRLHSDELQRENRLLRQLQLRQEKALHRYNDTESEISQLLSRHNNETHVLRERLRRSQENQRAAEHRLRETDTQLQRCRSQLQKLQRLADDQNLGEREELSRKLMHAQAKLQESERRVKELEKNTELSSGSFQRQLANEGRKTQDAQQEVKALQEEVERLCTKLKEKERELDARNIYSNRMVKASSKKEVDNGSKRKDTSTTRTKAVQTEERTSSVDFPSPPPALSNELPPDDQSDDYLSLKVRKPTGNHRVKKQDQQGRKQRQREVKDWKIQDLWREREKERERESAVEHTREEKSKEIPQDREREMELLKDRVRQRLLDQQLNSHEKNSNGHRNVGLHREEEDWRIGLSDSRKEEEIRKHCELEEEELKVRNQEIHVVNQERAEEERQRKEQLLAKMREIDMQTQGQDSDFFSDETGSVRSPPRLSEQRNQSGIFKLTDPDENLNKLGSGKRAAGLRAQRPSEDLDLAFSSYAPSFGKSAPRGGLGSRNANQTSNSQPPRELDGGLDLGGIVKERKSNLMQQLFGSTATPPLSDPPSRMEILSPPLTAQLPSGPMSGRSRDTDTPTVLNTNSLLYNRSTLQVSESRPAVRAITSFDDDIEEVTL